A stretch of Imperialibacter roseus DNA encodes these proteins:
- a CDS encoding PKD domain-containing protein produces the protein MINDRCVRKLVLSCFILLQVNFITLAQDLTDLHWRFGNTSQALDFNKGDFEPIVIDDQATPFGLGGGVTISDPITGDLWFYTDGANVYDGSNRVTPGGAGLGGDPSLNQAAVACPVPGTTSQFYIFTNPGSAGANEIQFSVADKNLTGNASAAAPTLGDISQLNQATGLTTPAEAMAIIPGPNRQRFWLLSQNRTTGDYVVFEISTAGFGTINTFNFFNASNPTAEAAAFGVHTFAPDSIIIAVAPKTGNRNIQILRFDSNLGTLTFERQILNTGVNDGSGQSIYDVEWSNDGTKLYYSRHGGNNALTGQLNQFDFDSLQTSNSIVGGYFRSFGLKKGPDQRIYHLYQAANSGPFSIGRINQPDSLPDSVAYQAQIPDFGDALGRQFPATSTSAPIVFNMSFNIFGFCQNTPTMFSPSVEPTPQFVTWDYGDGNGSQDYAPIYTYENPGPYTVTLTAFLNGQSQSTTQVLNIIDNQLELTHLTDTTICPGEQLQRNALPSGQQGNYTFLWSTGETTQLIEIDSAGTYWAQVTDLTTGCPAFASFEVTVYGNDEQKANIWYFGEQAGIDFNEAPPVALTDENLMSSPEGCASISDRNGDLLFYTNGRTVWNQDHEIMLNGMLIGGDSTSAQSAIILPIPDNETLFYIITTDQVYGDRTYNMRFSVVDMKQDLARGAVIIKDRPLFTNSSEKLAATGVGGGVTWLFGHEYGNNNYRAYPITTSGIGNARISSIGKTLSFAEELNGRGTMKVSPTGSIIGSVIPGAENFLELVNFDAANGAFTSPLLIDLEEPAPSEAYGLEFSSGGARVYVTTTGANSKLFQYNLDSLLNASVTYSDDSVVQFIEQSKFQLASGTGYGSLQIGPDQVIYMAKDNSGNLGTISNSNGDQVQAGYNDQGFDLDGRISRLGLPNFAQNILNPPQDPSIAVDGGCVGQPTRFTATGTSDIDEFAWNFGDGAQALGPDTTHVYQQVGTFNVTLNITNRCGLDTTLVQTVVINPTPEQPIVPSAVAICDDNGVVLTAWPQDDPGLTYTWSTGETTREITVLQPSTITIFITNAAGCRSDTLTTLVGDQRPIVDFGPDQIICAGEELDPLDAQNPGATYTWAINGAGTGNTGRFQDIDTSVAGDFEYAVSIFDVNGCQTTNRITYTILEAPDQIVTPFDASGCAVADGALKIEVAGTGSYTYSITSNNGTNIFNNVPLTGPFTDSIPNLPAGSYRVTVSNTVNGCTTTRGAVGINSSSPSFLITSAEPNNGCDDGSITITTDTPGSYNYRVIDFATGIEALAASFTSPTTTTTANIPFGTYTVEVTNIVDGCLQTQQGVVVDQAETAEFTFEPIQTACGTTGTIEVTPSNGGFTFTWTDPDGITLPETSSTATVSKSGIYTVASSGTTIAGDPLCPQTEQIQFFLSEDPEGSITVSGDPCDGELTLTAALTSGENPADYIFGWSNGASTETTIVNQSGSYAVTIRNRNSGCFVTVDTTVQVENVLEVTLIQEPDCDNETQVILTAQSNIPAQVTFEWTGPDGTILPETTASISTGLGGLYQVTVRGIDNSCEASAELNVSVVPIFDSEISLPATLTFCSEDPANGTVVLDPGIFNTYEWRKLPSLDIISVLPTYAASEPGTYEVTFSNGSICRTARVVVTDDCRPRIFAPNAFSPDGRGLPQNEAFYVFPNPYVTDFTIFIYNRWGVLVYQSDSIDFRWNGYFNGAPLPVGTYAYVMRYKSNLDATNETFEQRGGVTLIK, from the coding sequence ATGATTAACGATAGGTGTGTGAGAAAATTAGTTTTAAGTTGCTTTATTTTACTTCAGGTGAATTTTATTACGCTGGCGCAGGACCTCACAGACCTGCACTGGCGCTTTGGAAACACCTCTCAGGCTCTTGATTTCAACAAAGGTGACTTTGAGCCTATCGTTATCGACGACCAGGCTACACCGTTCGGGCTTGGTGGCGGAGTAACGATTTCGGATCCTATAACAGGCGATTTATGGTTCTATACCGACGGCGCCAATGTCTACGACGGCTCGAACAGAGTCACTCCCGGCGGCGCAGGATTAGGCGGCGACCCATCGCTCAATCAAGCCGCAGTAGCCTGCCCAGTGCCTGGCACAACAAGCCAGTTCTATATTTTCACCAACCCTGGCAGTGCTGGTGCGAATGAAATTCAGTTTTCTGTAGCCGATAAAAACCTCACAGGAAACGCCTCGGCAGCTGCACCTACACTTGGTGATATCAGCCAGTTGAATCAGGCCACGGGCCTCACCACGCCGGCTGAAGCCATGGCGATCATTCCTGGCCCCAACAGGCAAAGGTTTTGGCTGCTGTCTCAAAACCGAACCACAGGCGACTATGTAGTATTTGAAATCTCCACCGCCGGCTTTGGCACGATCAACACCTTCAATTTTTTCAATGCCTCAAATCCTACCGCTGAGGCCGCAGCTTTTGGCGTGCACACCTTCGCACCGGATTCAATCATCATCGCTGTAGCTCCGAAAACAGGCAACAGAAACATTCAAATCCTTCGTTTCGATTCTAATCTCGGCACGTTAACATTTGAACGCCAGATCCTCAACACTGGCGTAAACGATGGTTCGGGGCAGTCTATTTATGACGTAGAATGGTCAAATGACGGCACCAAGCTTTACTACTCCAGGCATGGCGGCAACAATGCACTTACCGGCCAGCTAAATCAGTTCGATTTTGACTCTCTCCAAACTTCTAACAGCATCGTGGGAGGTTACTTCCGAAGCTTCGGGTTAAAAAAAGGGCCGGATCAGCGAATCTACCATTTGTACCAGGCAGCCAATAGCGGGCCATTTTCCATCGGTCGGATCAACCAGCCTGATAGCCTGCCCGACTCCGTAGCCTACCAGGCTCAGATACCTGATTTCGGCGACGCTTTGGGAAGACAATTCCCAGCCACCAGCACATCGGCGCCCATTGTGTTCAATATGAGCTTCAATATCTTCGGCTTCTGTCAGAACACACCCACCATGTTTTCTCCCAGCGTGGAGCCCACGCCCCAGTTCGTTACCTGGGACTACGGAGATGGCAATGGATCTCAGGACTATGCACCCATTTACACTTATGAAAACCCCGGGCCTTACACTGTTACTCTTACAGCCTTTCTGAACGGACAAAGTCAGTCTACGACCCAGGTGTTGAACATTATCGATAATCAGCTTGAACTAACCCACCTTACCGATACAACGATTTGCCCTGGCGAACAACTACAACGGAATGCACTACCTAGTGGACAGCAGGGAAATTATACTTTCCTCTGGTCGACAGGAGAAACAACCCAGCTCATTGAGATAGATTCTGCGGGCACTTATTGGGCACAGGTCACCGACCTTACCACCGGCTGCCCGGCTTTCGCTTCGTTCGAAGTAACTGTATATGGTAACGACGAGCAAAAAGCCAATATTTGGTATTTTGGTGAACAGGCAGGTATCGACTTCAATGAGGCTCCTCCAGTAGCACTAACTGACGAAAACCTGATGAGTTCGCCAGAGGGGTGTGCTTCAATTTCGGATCGAAACGGCGACCTCCTTTTCTATACCAATGGACGAACTGTCTGGAACCAAGACCACGAAATAATGCTCAACGGCATGCTGATTGGGGGCGACAGCACCTCGGCCCAGTCCGCCATTATCTTGCCGATCCCCGACAACGAGACACTGTTCTATATAATTACCACCGACCAGGTGTACGGTGACCGTACCTACAACATGCGTTTTTCTGTGGTTGATATGAAGCAGGATTTGGCTCGTGGAGCTGTTATTATTAAAGACAGGCCGCTGTTCACCAATAGCTCGGAGAAGCTGGCTGCAACTGGTGTTGGAGGGGGTGTTACCTGGCTTTTCGGGCACGAGTATGGCAACAACAACTACAGGGCCTACCCAATAACTACCTCAGGCATTGGCAATGCCCGGATTAGCTCCATTGGGAAAACGCTCTCATTCGCTGAAGAACTTAACGGCAGAGGCACGATGAAAGTGTCGCCCACCGGATCAATAATTGGCTCGGTAATTCCAGGCGCTGAAAACTTCCTCGAGTTGGTCAACTTCGACGCTGCCAACGGAGCATTTACTTCCCCATTGCTGATCGACCTTGAAGAGCCTGCGCCTAGCGAAGCCTATGGTCTTGAGTTTTCCTCTGGCGGTGCAAGAGTGTATGTCACCACTACCGGCGCTAACTCCAAACTGTTCCAGTATAACCTGGATAGCCTTCTCAACGCCAGCGTTACTTATTCTGACGACTCTGTCGTCCAGTTTATCGAGCAAAGTAAATTCCAGTTAGCCTCAGGAACGGGATATGGCTCCCTCCAAATTGGCCCCGATCAGGTGATCTACATGGCAAAAGACAATAGCGGCAACCTTGGCACGATTTCAAACTCTAATGGAGATCAAGTGCAGGCAGGCTATAATGACCAGGGCTTTGATCTGGACGGCAGAATTTCCAGGCTGGGCCTTCCCAACTTTGCTCAGAACATCCTCAATCCACCACAGGATCCGTCCATTGCGGTGGATGGTGGCTGCGTAGGCCAACCCACCAGGTTTACTGCTACCGGCACATCCGATATTGACGAGTTTGCCTGGAACTTTGGTGATGGTGCCCAGGCCCTTGGCCCGGACACAACTCACGTATACCAGCAAGTAGGAACATTCAATGTCACTTTGAATATCACCAATCGCTGTGGTCTGGATACAACGCTGGTTCAAACGGTAGTAATCAACCCTACACCGGAGCAGCCTATTGTACCTAGTGCGGTTGCCATTTGCGACGACAATGGTGTGGTGCTTACCGCCTGGCCTCAAGACGATCCGGGGCTCACATACACCTGGTCAACTGGTGAAACCACCAGAGAGATTACTGTACTGCAACCAAGTACCATCACAATATTCATCACCAATGCTGCTGGCTGCCGTTCGGATACGCTGACCACCCTGGTGGGCGACCAGCGACCGATTGTGGACTTTGGCCCTGACCAGATCATTTGTGCGGGTGAAGAGTTGGATCCGTTGGATGCCCAAAACCCGGGAGCCACTTATACCTGGGCCATCAATGGTGCCGGCACTGGCAATACAGGTCGCTTTCAGGATATTGACACATCAGTGGCTGGCGACTTCGAGTATGCAGTGAGCATTTTCGATGTGAACGGCTGCCAAACGACGAACCGAATAACTTATACGATACTGGAAGCGCCAGATCAAATAGTTACACCTTTCGATGCATCTGGCTGCGCAGTGGCCGACGGTGCTTTAAAAATTGAAGTTGCTGGCACAGGTAGCTACACGTACAGTATTACCAGCAATAATGGAACAAATATCTTTAACAATGTTCCACTGACCGGGCCGTTTACCGACAGTATCCCAAACCTCCCGGCAGGATCCTATAGAGTTACAGTAAGCAACACGGTCAATGGTTGCACAACTACTCGTGGTGCAGTAGGGATCAATAGCAGTAGTCCTTCGTTCTTGATTACATCTGCCGAACCTAACAATGGTTGTGACGATGGAAGCATCACTATAACCACCGATACGCCCGGCTCTTATAACTATCGGGTAATTGATTTTGCTACAGGCATTGAGGCTCTGGCTGCCTCATTTACATCACCTACGACCACAACGACTGCTAATATTCCTTTTGGGACATACACCGTTGAAGTGACGAATATTGTAGACGGCTGCCTCCAAACACAGCAGGGGGTAGTAGTAGACCAGGCTGAAACAGCCGAATTCACCTTTGAGCCAATACAGACCGCCTGTGGAACCACAGGCACAATAGAGGTGACACCATCCAACGGGGGCTTTACTTTCACCTGGACTGACCCTGATGGAATAACTCTTCCGGAAACTAGCTCAACAGCAACCGTGTCTAAAAGTGGCATATACACCGTAGCCAGTTCGGGCACTACGATAGCCGGCGATCCACTTTGTCCTCAAACTGAACAAATCCAGTTCTTCCTTAGTGAAGACCCTGAGGGCAGTATCACCGTTTCTGGCGACCCTTGTGATGGCGAACTAACGCTAACAGCCGCCCTAACAAGTGGGGAGAATCCGGCTGACTATATCTTTGGCTGGAGCAATGGTGCCTCAACCGAAACCACCATTGTTAACCAGTCGGGCTCATACGCCGTGACAATCCGTAACCGCAACTCGGGCTGTTTTGTAACTGTTGACACCACGGTGCAAGTGGAGAACGTACTGGAAGTCACCCTCATTCAGGAACCCGATTGCGACAACGAAACACAGGTGATATTAACAGCACAGTCAAATATCCCTGCCCAGGTGACCTTTGAATGGACGGGGCCTGACGGGACTATTCTGCCGGAAACCACCGCTTCTATCAGCACCGGACTTGGCGGGCTTTATCAGGTGACCGTAAGAGGAATAGACAACAGCTGCGAAGCATCAGCAGAACTCAACGTGAGCGTGGTGCCTATTTTCGATTCTGAGATATCACTGCCCGCCACGTTGACATTCTGCTCAGAAGACCCGGCAAACGGCACGGTTGTGCTTGATCCCGGGATTTTCAATACCTATGAGTGGAGGAAGCTTCCAAGCTTGGATATTATTTCTGTATTGCCCACTTATGCTGCCTCGGAGCCCGGCACTTACGAAGTCACCTTCTCTAATGGCAGCATCTGCCGAACTGCCCGGGTAGTAGTAACAGACGATTGTCGCCCAAGAATTTTTGCACCAAATGCCTTTTCTCCTGATGGCCGGGGGCTTCCGCAAAATGAGGCATTCTATGTTTTCCCGAATCCGTACGTAACTGATTTCACTATTTTCATCTACAACCGATGGGGCGTGCTGGTTTATCAAAGTGACAGCATTGACTTCAGGTGGAACGGCTATTTCAATGGGGCACCGCTGCCGGTTGGCACCTATGCCTATGTGATGAGATACAAGAGTAACCTTGACGCTACCAACGAAACCTTCGAGCAACGGGGAGGAGTTACTCTTATAAAATAG
- a CDS encoding HD domain-containing protein, which produces MTREDARALLFEMTKGDSLRRHARTVELVMEAYATKLGEDADEWAIAGLLHDADYEAWPSEHPNRIVALLSERGLPKIAHAISAHYTHWGVPYDTLLDKGLIACDEITGFIVACCQVRPDGIESLEVKSVMKKLKQKSFAATVDREEVNKGMELFGVTPEEHIAFIIEVLKQNRDELKV; this is translated from the coding sequence ATGACAAGAGAAGACGCCAGAGCACTGCTATTTGAAATGACAAAGGGAGACAGCCTCCGCAGGCATGCCCGCACCGTAGAGCTGGTGATGGAAGCCTACGCCACCAAATTGGGAGAGGATGCCGATGAATGGGCCATTGCGGGTCTGCTGCATGACGCCGACTATGAAGCCTGGCCCTCAGAGCACCCCAACCGAATTGTCGCCCTGCTTAGTGAGAGAGGGCTACCGAAAATTGCTCATGCCATTTCGGCGCACTACACCCACTGGGGAGTACCCTACGACACGCTACTCGACAAAGGCCTGATAGCCTGCGACGAAATCACCGGATTTATCGTGGCCTGCTGCCAGGTGCGACCCGATGGCATCGAGTCGCTGGAGGTGAAGTCGGTGATGAAAAAACTCAAGCAAAAAAGCTTCGCCGCCACTGTTGACAGGGAGGAAGTAAACAAAGGCATGGAATTATTTGGTGTTACACCGGAAGAGCACATAGCCTTCATTATCGAAGTACTCAAACAGAATCGGGATGAGCTTAAAGTCTGA
- a CDS encoding serine hydrolase domain-containing protein: protein MSLKSDLVYSHITLVLLCIFVTLGSAIGQSPKDFDKAWKAADGYFRSSLESNDVVGGALVFVEKGNAFGSSYVGKSDLKSERNVDENTIFHWASITKTFTSIGIMQLRDRGLLQLSDPLTKYLPELRMVHNPFGSMDDITIQMVLSHSTGFRDPTWLWGGNKDWHPFEPTEWSQIVAMLPYTEILFEPGSKYSYSNPALIFLGRIIEIITGDDYEVYIDKNVLKPLGMHSSYFDVTPYHLLKYRANNYTLINGQPVANGLDFDTGITTSNGGLNAPISDMLKYLGFLTGYHNGFEILKRSTLEELWKKQLPIGVVDGIDESIASSFFLEDFNDMQVIGHTGTQKAFYSFFYIHPGSGTACISITNTDDSSGQFDPDQFRIEASHYIFRNIFTLYK from the coding sequence ATGAGCTTAAAGTCTGATTTAGTTTATAGCCACATAACACTCGTTCTGCTATGTATTTTCGTAACCTTGGGCTCAGCTATTGGTCAGAGTCCCAAAGATTTTGATAAAGCATGGAAAGCCGCTGACGGCTATTTTAGAAGCTCCCTGGAGAGTAACGATGTGGTAGGTGGTGCTTTGGTTTTCGTTGAAAAAGGAAACGCATTTGGCAGCAGCTATGTCGGCAAATCTGACCTGAAAAGTGAGCGAAACGTGGATGAAAATACTATTTTCCATTGGGCCTCCATCACCAAAACATTTACAAGCATCGGAATCATGCAGTTGAGGGACAGAGGACTTCTACAGCTCAGTGATCCGCTAACCAAATACCTGCCAGAGCTTCGGATGGTACACAATCCTTTCGGCAGCATGGACGATATTACTATTCAAATGGTATTGAGCCACTCCACAGGCTTTCGTGATCCCACTTGGCTGTGGGGTGGGAACAAAGACTGGCACCCTTTTGAGCCGACCGAATGGAGCCAGATAGTGGCCATGCTCCCCTACACAGAAATTTTGTTTGAACCAGGAAGCAAATACAGCTACTCCAACCCCGCCCTTATCTTTCTTGGCAGAATTATAGAGATCATTACTGGCGATGACTACGAGGTGTATATCGACAAGAACGTGCTGAAACCTCTCGGCATGCACAGTAGCTACTTTGATGTTACACCTTACCATTTGCTGAAATACCGGGCCAACAACTATACCCTTATAAACGGGCAGCCGGTAGCCAACGGGCTCGATTTCGACACAGGCATCACCACCAGCAATGGTGGACTCAATGCTCCTATCAGCGATATGCTGAAATACCTGGGCTTCCTCACTGGCTATCACAATGGTTTCGAAATACTCAAAAGGTCAACGCTAGAGGAGCTGTGGAAAAAACAACTGCCCATCGGCGTCGTCGATGGTATTGACGAGTCTATTGCCTCCTCCTTTTTTCTTGAAGACTTCAACGACATGCAGGTAATCGGCCACACTGGCACGCAAAAAGCATTTTATTCTTTTTTTTATATTCATCCAGGCTCGGGCACAGCATGTATTTCCATTACCAATACTGATGACAGCAGCGGTCAGTTTGACCCCGACCAGTTTCGAATAGAGGCCAGTCATTACATTTTCAGAAACATTTTCACCCTCTATAAATGA
- a CDS encoding DUF2911 domain-containing protein, which produces MKKTLLLISFISLIAFSSQAQDFRGPDKSSMDMAYYPDNFAHDRKGSDEALARVIYSRPKKNDREIFGKLESYGKVWRTGANENTEIKLYKDATVAGKKLKAGTYSLFTIPGESEWTIIFSSALDYWGAYSYKEDKDVLRVTVPSKKVADTIEYFSIVFAKSGANGATMSLGWDKTVVDVPFTF; this is translated from the coding sequence ATGAAAAAGACATTACTACTGATTTCATTCATTTCTCTGATTGCCTTTTCTTCACAGGCTCAGGATTTCAGGGGGCCGGACAAAAGCTCAATGGACATGGCTTATTATCCCGACAACTTTGCCCACGACCGAAAAGGAAGCGATGAGGCTCTCGCACGGGTGATTTATAGCCGACCCAAAAAGAATGACCGGGAGATTTTCGGAAAACTTGAGTCGTATGGAAAAGTATGGAGAACAGGAGCCAATGAAAATACTGAGATCAAGCTTTACAAAGACGCTACAGTGGCTGGCAAAAAATTGAAGGCCGGCACCTACTCACTTTTCACTATTCCAGGCGAATCTGAGTGGACGATCATTTTTAGCTCAGCTCTTGACTATTGGGGAGCCTACAGCTACAAAGAAGACAAAGATGTATTGCGTGTAACTGTTCCATCAAAGAAAGTAGCCGATACGATTGAATACTTCTCGATTGTGTTTGCCAAAAGCGGGGCAAATGGCGCTACTATGAGCCTTGGCTGGGACAAGACGGTGGTAGACGTCCCTTTTACGTTCTAA
- a CDS encoding head GIN domain-containing protein, with amino-acid sequence MNRLSKFLLLLGLTLVVQQAVAQRVKEERKVSSYDAVSVSTGIDVYIRQGNRQEVTVEVDEDDLDDLMTEVRGGELKIYFENNNSFWNWKDRDATVYVTVTDIKSIKSSSGSDVTGETIIISDYLEVESSSGADLKLQVRARTLRAESSSGSDMELSGEAEFFEGRSSSGSDLDAMDLVAKKAKVRASSGSDLAITVTDDIEADASSGSDISYSGRPQYVNIDESSGGDVRRRNY; translated from the coding sequence ATGAACAGACTAAGCAAATTTTTGCTGCTACTTGGTTTGACACTAGTGGTTCAGCAGGCTGTCGCTCAGCGGGTAAAGGAGGAAAGAAAGGTTTCTTCCTACGATGCCGTGAGCGTAAGCACAGGAATTGATGTTTATATTCGTCAGGGCAACCGCCAGGAAGTTACAGTGGAGGTGGATGAAGATGACCTCGACGATTTGATGACCGAGGTAAGGGGCGGTGAGCTCAAGATTTATTTTGAAAACAATAACAGTTTCTGGAATTGGAAAGACCGTGACGCCACAGTTTATGTAACCGTCACCGATATCAAGTCTATTAAAAGCTCAAGTGGTTCAGATGTGACCGGGGAAACAATCATTATCTCCGACTATTTGGAAGTAGAGTCTTCGTCGGGAGCTGACTTAAAACTTCAGGTAAGAGCCAGAACATTGAGGGCCGAGTCGAGCAGTGGCTCTGATATGGAGCTGTCTGGCGAGGCTGAATTTTTCGAAGGGCGCTCTTCTTCAGGCAGTGATTTGGATGCTATGGACTTAGTGGCTAAAAAAGCGAAAGTGAGAGCCTCCAGCGGCTCAGATTTAGCGATTACGGTCACCGACGACATTGAAGCCGATGCCAGCAGTGGCAGCGACATTTCCTATTCTGGCAGGCCGCAATATGTCAATATCGACGAGTCGTCGGGGGGAGATGTCCGCAGACGTAATTATTAA
- a CDS encoding DUF4136 domain-containing protein — protein sequence MKSILLFAGTIILFSLGSCVSQKDFIIESDYSYLGRFNKYKTFDFVNIDKRDSSSHNPDLEKWIINRMESQGYSYSNRKPDIYVNYKIYFSDLKYRGYNQEDLNAYLNKEVSLASNDEFEDEVYLSDSELTELENAEAASRKREYDARYYTMDSGTLLIILVDRRKHSAVWQGYASGVFALGADNLDRQLRRAAGVIFDKYKIVADGYLIND from the coding sequence ATGAAATCAATCTTACTATTTGCTGGCACAATTATCTTGTTTTCCCTGGGCTCCTGTGTTTCTCAAAAAGACTTTATCATTGAATCTGACTATAGCTATCTGGGAAGATTCAACAAGTACAAGACCTTCGACTTTGTGAATATCGACAAGCGTGACAGCTCCAGCCACAATCCTGATCTGGAAAAATGGATTATTAACAGAATGGAGTCACAAGGCTACAGCTACTCCAATAGAAAACCAGATATATACGTCAACTACAAAATTTACTTCTCTGACCTGAAATACCGTGGCTACAATCAGGAGGATCTTAATGCATATCTCAATAAGGAAGTATCGCTGGCTTCCAATGATGAATTTGAGGATGAGGTTTACCTGAGTGATTCAGAGCTGACAGAACTCGAAAATGCTGAGGCTGCTTCAAGAAAAAGGGAGTATGACGCAAGATACTATACCATGGACTCAGGCACATTGTTGATTATTCTTGTCGATAGAAGGAAGCACAGTGCCGTGTGGCAGGGATATGCCTCAGGTGTGTTTGCGTTGGGTGCCGACAATCTTGATCGCCAACTACGCAGAGCTGCGGGCGTTATTTTCGACAAATACAAAATAGTGGCCGACGGCTATCTCATTAACGACTAG
- a CDS encoding lysophospholipid acyltransferase family protein, which yields MKSLKYIPVLLLSRLPFWLVYILSDISFFLLYYLVRYRTTTVRKNLTASFPGKGISEIKSIEKAFYRHFTDLIFESGKFISISEKAIKRRFQVLNAEVFEDFFKQGRSLIMYTAHYGNWEWLAAIPLSLSHKVLTFYQPLKSAYYEALMKDARERFGAVAVPSKKGYKTVVELGSQGALSLTCIIGDQRPKKNSSRHWIKFLNQDTPFLIGADRIARKTNYPVFFPLIKKTSRGHYTLEFVKVIENPNEATAEEIIERYASILEEAIIETPHLWLWSHNRWKLKREDG from the coding sequence TTGAAAAGCCTGAAATACATACCCGTACTTTTGTTGTCCCGCCTGCCCTTCTGGCTGGTTTATATACTGTCAGATATTTCCTTTTTTTTGCTTTACTACCTGGTTAGATACAGAACGACGACGGTAAGAAAAAACCTCACGGCTTCGTTCCCCGGAAAAGGCATTTCTGAAATCAAGTCTATTGAAAAAGCGTTTTACAGGCATTTTACCGACTTGATTTTTGAGTCTGGAAAGTTCATCTCGATAAGCGAGAAAGCTATCAAGCGACGATTTCAGGTACTGAACGCAGAGGTTTTCGAAGACTTTTTCAAACAAGGAAGAAGCCTGATTATGTACACCGCCCACTACGGAAACTGGGAGTGGCTCGCAGCCATACCATTGTCGCTGTCCCACAAGGTACTTACCTTCTACCAACCTCTAAAGTCAGCTTACTACGAAGCTCTAATGAAGGACGCCCGGGAAAGGTTTGGTGCGGTGGCAGTACCATCTAAAAAAGGGTACAAAACGGTGGTTGAGCTTGGCTCGCAGGGAGCGCTTTCGCTGACGTGTATTATCGGAGATCAGAGACCTAAGAAAAACAGCAGTCGTCATTGGATAAAGTTTCTCAATCAGGATACACCATTTTTGATAGGCGCCGACAGGATTGCCCGAAAAACCAACTACCCCGTTTTCTTTCCTTTGATAAAGAAAACTTCGAGAGGGCACTACACGCTTGAATTCGTAAAAGTTATTGAAAACCCAAATGAAGCAACCGCCGAAGAAATAATAGAACGGTATGCTTCTATTCTTGAGGAAGCCATTATCGAAACGCCACATCTGTGGCTTTGGTCACATAACAGGTGGAAGTTAAAAAGAGAAGATGGGTAG
- the bioB gene encoding biotin synthase BioB, with amino-acid sequence MTELRNDWTRGEIEEIYNSPMLDLIYRAATVHREYSDPQEVQVCTLLSVKTGGCPEDCSYCPQAARYHTDVKVQKLMEVDEVLSNAKAAKENGSTRFCMGAAWREVRDNKDFDKVIEMVKGVNQMGMEVCCTLGMITESQAKRLKEAGLYAYNHNLDTSEEAYEDIITTRTYKDRLDTLENVRTAKISVCSGGIIGMGESHLDRVGMLHTLSTLPEHPESVPVNALVAVEGTPLEDQERVPVWDMIRMIATARIIMPKAMVRLSAGRVNMTMEEQALCFLAGANSIFAGDKLLTTPNPEVDADKQMFQVLNLKPRASFKGAAAEKYSMA; translated from the coding sequence ATGACTGAACTAAGAAACGACTGGACAAGAGGAGAAATAGAGGAGATTTACAATTCTCCCATGTTAGACTTGATTTACAGGGCGGCTACCGTCCACAGAGAATATAGCGACCCACAGGAGGTGCAGGTCTGTACTTTGCTGTCGGTGAAGACTGGAGGGTGCCCTGAAGATTGCTCTTATTGCCCGCAGGCTGCACGGTACCACACTGATGTGAAAGTGCAGAAGTTAATGGAAGTTGACGAGGTGCTTTCTAATGCGAAAGCTGCCAAGGAGAACGGAAGCACCAGGTTTTGTATGGGTGCTGCGTGGAGAGAGGTGAGAGATAACAAAGACTTTGACAAAGTGATCGAGATGGTCAAAGGTGTGAACCAAATGGGCATGGAAGTTTGCTGCACGCTAGGTATGATCACCGAGTCGCAGGCGAAGCGGCTGAAGGAAGCGGGCCTTTATGCTTACAACCACAATCTCGACACCAGCGAAGAAGCTTACGAAGATATTATTACTACAAGAACTTATAAGGACAGGCTGGATACATTGGAGAATGTTCGGACTGCAAAAATTTCTGTGTGCTCAGGCGGCATCATAGGTATGGGGGAATCTCACCTCGACAGGGTGGGGATGCTCCACACATTGTCGACGTTGCCGGAACATCCTGAGAGTGTACCTGTAAATGCGCTGGTGGCGGTAGAGGGAACACCTTTGGAAGACCAGGAGCGAGTGCCTGTTTGGGACATGATCCGAATGATAGCCACGGCAAGAATCATTATGCCTAAGGCCATGGTAAGGCTTTCAGCTGGCAGGGTGAACATGACCATGGAGGAACAAGCGCTTTGCTTCCTTGCTGGGGCTAACTCTATCTTCGCAGGAGATAAGCTACTTACTACTCCCAATCCGGAAGTGGACGCAGACAAGCAGATGTTTCAGGTGCTTAACCTGAAGCCCAGAGCGTCTTTCAAAGGGGCCGCTGCAGAGAAATATTCAATGGCGTAG